A single Trichocoleus sp. FACHB-46 DNA region contains:
- a CDS encoding EAL domain-containing protein produces the protein MSPIDTSVLSNSFKLIIQPHNPEVKQCLHGLGFQNLPNIPQLLYLAVTDQQLIEVCLQIGQTVSDESQLLSRCFFTRSPLNSEGLLIEFLHAQPLSALTASIKYSWFFEVLINQTLFFKYQPVFNLSSGNVIAHECLARATGKNGAAFSGKQLVDAALSSRCVHEFDELARKTCLEAIANFNTEQTFFINVLPNAIIQNPQALAQNFQQVFDLGLRPQQIVFELTEVEALLDCPELSELVPWIREQGFGIAVDDLCGNVSFDHYFTGFYPDLIKLDRQLVHGCSQHALQQVLIKSFLHSAHELGILVLAEGLEDIADIEFCRELGVDFGQGYGLGMPELTLQEQPLNWSALDLPELLSGDPPAAQTTESRSWFNLSESGSWEPKLIAPWERLEK, from the coding sequence GTGTCCCCTATTGATACCTCGGTGCTCTCCAATTCCTTTAAGCTGATTATTCAACCTCATAACCCAGAGGTGAAGCAGTGCCTGCATGGCTTAGGGTTTCAAAATCTTCCTAATATTCCTCAACTGCTTTATTTGGCCGTTACCGATCAACAGTTGATCGAAGTTTGCTTGCAAATTGGCCAGACTGTATCCGATGAGAGCCAACTGCTTTCTCGTTGTTTCTTTACGCGATCGCCCTTGAACTCAGAAGGATTACTGATTGAATTTCTCCATGCTCAACCCCTCAGTGCATTGACGGCATCGATTAAATACAGTTGGTTTTTTGAAGTTCTAATTAATCAAACTTTATTTTTCAAATATCAACCTGTTTTTAACTTGTCTTCTGGAAATGTGATTGCGCACGAGTGTTTAGCGAGAGCGACTGGTAAAAATGGAGCGGCTTTTAGTGGTAAGCAGTTGGTAGATGCTGCGCTCTCTAGTCGATGTGTGCATGAGTTTGATGAACTTGCGCGTAAAACTTGTTTAGAAGCGATCGCCAACTTCAATACTGAACAAACCTTTTTTATTAACGTTTTACCGAACGCTATTATTCAAAATCCCCAAGCCTTAGCGCAGAACTTTCAACAAGTTTTTGACTTAGGGTTACGACCTCAGCAAATCGTGTTTGAATTGACGGAAGTAGAAGCTCTACTGGACTGCCCAGAGTTGAGCGAACTCGTTCCTTGGATTCGTGAGCAAGGATTTGGCATTGCCGTGGATGATCTGTGCGGTAATGTTTCGTTTGACCACTACTTTACGGGCTTTTATCCGGACTTAATTAAGCTCGACCGCCAACTGGTGCATGGCTGTAGCCAACATGCCCTCCAGCAAGTGCTAATCAAGAGCTTTCTCCACTCAGCCCACGAACTGGGAATTTTAGTTTTAGCCGAAGGTCTAGAAGATATCGCAGATATAGAATTTTGTCGGGAACTAGGAGTCGATTTTGGTCAAGGCTATGGCTTAGGCATGCCAGAACTCACCTTGCAAGAGCAACCCCTCAACTGGTCAGCGCTTGATCTGCCAGAATTGCTCTCCGGCGATCCCCCAGCCGCTCAAACTACAGAATCGCGTTCCTGGTTTAACTTGTCGGAGTCGGGGAGTTGGGAACCAAAACTGATAGCGCCTTGGGAACGACTCGAAAAGTAG
- a CDS encoding cation-translocating P-type ATPase → MASDSPPDSVVAWHTLEAEKALEVLQSDRESGLTTQQVTERLAQYGPNELVESAGRSTLAILWDQFKNIMLLMLMGVAVVSAILDLRSGSFPKDAIAITSIVVLNAILGYVQESRAEKALAALKSLASPRVRAIRDGKIVEVSSKELVPGDVMLLEAGVQVSADGRLIEASNLQVRESALTGEAQPATKHAETHLQEETPLGDRLNLVFQGTEVVQGRATVLVTNTGMKTELGHIATMLQSVEAQETPLQERMTQLGNVLVGGSLVLVALVVIGGVIRTGNFSTFEELLEVSLSMAVAVVPEGLPAVITVTLALGTQRMVRRQALIRKLPAVETLGSVTTICSDKTGTLTQNKMVVQLVDTERHTFRVSGNGYDPVGEFQLEQQAVSPEQYLELQTLLIACILCNDATLQYEKDQWVIFGDPTEGALLTLGAKAGVDKATWARKLPRVSEFPFSSERKRMSVICEASDYRPITATAADPIQYLMFTKGSPELILERCTHMQVGDRLEPLNAEQRAEVLDQNNQMAGRGLRVLGFAYKPLATLPAEGSDAATEKGLIWLGLVGMLDAPRPEAKEAVARCRAAGIRVVMITGDHQLTAQTIAQELGIAQPGDRVVSGQELDRMSLQELEDQVDQVSVYARVSPEHKLQIVQALKRRGRVVAMTGDGVNDAPALKQADIGIAMGITGTDVSKEASDMVLLDDNFATIVAATEEGRTVYTNIRRFIKYILGSNIGEVLTIAAAPLIGLGGVPLSPLQILWMNLVTDGLPALALAVEPPEPNVMNRPPHDPQESIFARGLGSYMIRVGIVFAVLTIALMTWAYGYTHAPGYDRSPDTWKTMVFTTLCLAQMGHAIAIRSNVRLTIELNPFSNPYLLGAVTLTTILQLLLIYVPPLQNFFDTFWLSPLELAICFGFSALMFTWIELEKLFLRWQSARRG, encoded by the coding sequence ATGGCTTCAGATTCACCGCCAGACTCTGTTGTGGCTTGGCATACCCTAGAGGCTGAGAAAGCTCTAGAGGTTCTTCAAAGCGATCGCGAATCTGGCTTAACGACTCAACAGGTGACAGAGCGCTTAGCACAGTACGGCCCCAACGAGCTAGTTGAGTCTGCGGGCCGCAGTACCTTAGCCATCCTGTGGGATCAGTTCAAGAACATCATGTTGTTGATGCTGATGGGTGTTGCGGTCGTCTCTGCCATTTTGGATTTGCGTTCTGGTAGCTTCCCTAAAGACGCGATCGCCATTACCTCGATCGTTGTTTTGAACGCTATCTTGGGCTACGTGCAAGAAAGCCGGGCTGAAAAGGCTTTGGCTGCTCTCAAAAGTCTGGCCTCTCCTAGGGTTCGGGCGATCCGCGATGGCAAAATTGTTGAAGTCAGCTCAAAAGAGTTGGTTCCAGGCGACGTCATGCTGCTGGAAGCAGGGGTTCAGGTGTCTGCGGATGGCCGCCTCATAGAAGCATCAAATCTGCAAGTCCGAGAATCGGCTTTGACTGGGGAAGCTCAGCCAGCTACTAAGCACGCAGAAACTCACTTGCAGGAAGAAACACCTTTGGGCGATCGCCTCAACTTGGTCTTCCAGGGCACTGAGGTCGTCCAGGGGCGGGCTACTGTGCTAGTTACGAATACTGGCATGAAGACTGAGCTGGGCCACATTGCCACCATGCTTCAGTCTGTTGAGGCGCAGGAAACGCCTTTGCAAGAGCGCATGACCCAGTTGGGGAACGTCCTTGTAGGTGGTTCGCTCGTTCTAGTGGCTTTAGTCGTCATTGGTGGCGTCATACGAACCGGAAACTTTAGCACCTTTGAAGAATTGCTAGAAGTTTCTTTGAGTATGGCTGTTGCGGTGGTTCCCGAAGGCTTGCCTGCGGTGATCACGGTGACATTGGCCCTGGGGACGCAGCGCATGGTTCGTCGGCAAGCGCTGATTCGTAAATTGCCTGCGGTGGAAACCCTCGGTTCTGTCACCACCATCTGTTCCGATAAAACTGGAACACTGACTCAAAACAAGATGGTCGTGCAACTCGTCGATACTGAGCGTCATACTTTCCGGGTTTCTGGCAACGGTTACGATCCAGTCGGCGAGTTTCAGCTAGAGCAACAAGCTGTTTCCCCAGAGCAATACTTAGAGCTACAAACTTTATTAATTGCTTGTATTCTTTGCAACGACGCGACCTTGCAGTATGAGAAAGACCAATGGGTCATTTTTGGTGATCCCACCGAAGGAGCGTTGCTCACGTTAGGCGCAAAGGCAGGCGTTGACAAGGCAACTTGGGCTCGTAAATTGCCACGAGTTTCCGAGTTCCCCTTCTCGTCTGAGCGTAAGCGTATGAGCGTGATTTGCGAAGCGAGTGATTACCGACCCATTACGGCTACTGCGGCAGACCCAATTCAATATCTGATGTTTACCAAGGGGTCTCCAGAGTTGATTTTGGAACGCTGCACCCATATGCAGGTGGGCGATCGCTTAGAGCCGTTAAACGCAGAACAGCGAGCCGAAGTGCTAGACCAGAACAACCAAATGGCAGGTCGGGGTCTGCGCGTTTTAGGGTTTGCTTACAAACCCCTGGCAACTTTGCCTGCCGAAGGCTCCGATGCAGCCACCGAAAAAGGATTGATTTGGCTCGGTTTAGTAGGGATGCTGGACGCACCTAGACCCGAAGCCAAAGAAGCCGTTGCGCGTTGCCGAGCCGCAGGTATCCGTGTGGTGATGATTACAGGTGACCACCAACTGACCGCCCAAACCATTGCCCAAGAGCTAGGAATTGCCCAACCAGGCGATCGCGTGGTCAGTGGTCAAGAACTCGATCGCATGAGTTTACAGGAACTCGAAGATCAAGTCGATCAAGTCAGCGTTTATGCCCGCGTTTCACCTGAGCACAAACTACAAATTGTGCAAGCTCTGAAGCGGCGCGGTAGAGTCGTCGCCATGACCGGGGACGGCGTCAACGATGCTCCCGCCCTGAAGCAAGCCGACATTGGCATCGCCATGGGAATTACGGGTACTGATGTCAGCAAAGAAGCCAGCGACATGGTGCTGCTAGATGACAACTTTGCCACCATCGTGGCTGCGACTGAAGAAGGCCGCACCGTTTATACCAATATCCGCCGCTTTATCAAGTACATCTTGGGCAGCAACATTGGCGAAGTGCTCACCATTGCGGCAGCTCCCTTGATTGGTCTAGGAGGGGTTCCCCTTTCGCCGCTCCAAATCTTGTGGATGAACTTGGTGACGGATGGTTTACCCGCCTTGGCCCTTGCGGTTGAACCCCCAGAACCCAACGTCATGAATCGGCCTCCCCACGATCCCCAAGAAAGCATTTTTGCGCGGGGTTTGGGTTCCTACATGATCCGAGTGGGCATTGTTTTTGCCGTTCTAACCATTGCCCTGATGACTTGGGCCTACGGTTACACTCACGCACCTGGATACGATCGCTCACCTGATACTTGGAAAACAATGGTGTTTACCACCCTTTGCCTCGCGCAGATGGGCCACGCGATCGCCATCCGCTCCAATGTGCGTTTGACCATTGAGCTTAACCCCTTCTCAAATCCGTATCTCCTAGGAGCTGTGACGCTGACAACGATTCTGCAATTACTGCTAATCTATGTCCCACCGCTCCAAAACTTCTTTGACACCTTCTGGTTAAGTCCTTTGGAGTTAGCTATTTGTTTTGGCTTTAGTGCTTTGATGTTCACTTGGATCGAGCTAGAAAAGCTATTTCTCCGTTGGCAATCGGCTCGACGCGGTTAA
- a CDS encoding ferredoxin translates to MSKSKFGQVLEFSLEGRFLGFEMEDGYKFKRIRVATPEGEVCIKLSKESRASVVASFIAEGKVLNLGDWIRVAGEKKLDSKTGFAKLKAYAIYPAVPGEAVPATSKKAMPAPGKTTILVCQKSDCMKRGARAVCQALESELGDRGLTNQVTIKGTGCMKHCKAGPTMVVMPDKTRYTRIHPETVSTILDEHFPTQPALPANEGDSASKVEKFAIASRSVSVGN, encoded by the coding sequence ATGAGTAAGTCCAAATTCGGTCAAGTTCTAGAATTCAGCTTGGAAGGGCGCTTTCTGGGTTTTGAGATGGAAGATGGCTACAAGTTCAAGCGCATCCGAGTGGCTACTCCTGAAGGCGAGGTTTGCATCAAGCTCTCTAAGGAGTCACGAGCTAGCGTCGTGGCCTCGTTTATTGCTGAAGGTAAGGTGTTAAACCTAGGCGATTGGATCCGAGTGGCTGGCGAGAAAAAGCTGGATTCCAAAACTGGATTTGCCAAACTCAAAGCTTACGCCATTTACCCTGCTGTACCGGGCGAAGCGGTTCCAGCAACTTCCAAAAAAGCAATGCCTGCTCCAGGCAAAACCACAATTTTGGTTTGCCAAAAATCAGACTGTATGAAGCGGGGTGCCAGAGCAGTGTGTCAGGCGTTGGAGTCGGAGTTGGGCGATCGCGGCCTCACCAATCAGGTAACCATTAAGGGGACGGGCTGCATGAAGCATTGCAAGGCAGGCCCCACTATGGTTGTGATGCCTGACAAGACTCGCTATACCCGCATCCATCCAGAAACTGTTTCCACCATTCTCGACGAGCATTTTCCCACTCAACCCGCTCTCCCCGCGAACGAAGGTGACAGCGCCAGCAAGGTAGAAAAATTCGCGATCGCCTCTCGCTCGGTATCTGTGGGAAATTAG
- a CDS encoding S-layer homology domain-containing protein encodes MTNSLPPDPQPSRRDPLGFDEFIGIFLAFSVIGGILFWSLGREGQGFNLGGLLDPTPSPSATPTATPTISPSPDEGALPPSPTPNQPVPTTVPAPEPAQPNVVPVPFAVRAPATPTPSPTPTTAEPEGFSDVEANYWAYPFITALVQRDIISGFPDGTFRPDAPVTRAEYASMLQKAFDKPAKQQAVSYKDVAADFWATDAIQEVSRNGFLAGYPKNIFQPTQQIPRVQALVALASGLELPRSTAPTQVLQTYQDAAQIPKYATGAVASATQAGLAVSHPRPNVLEPNEKATRADAAAFIYQALVASGKAEKISSQYLTQP; translated from the coding sequence ATGACCAATTCGTTGCCCCCTGATCCTCAGCCATCCCGTAGAGACCCCTTGGGATTTGATGAATTCATTGGTATTTTTCTAGCCTTTAGTGTGATTGGCGGGATCTTGTTTTGGTCGTTAGGCCGAGAAGGACAAGGGTTTAACTTAGGCGGCCTTCTAGACCCAACTCCGTCCCCGTCTGCAACACCCACTGCAACGCCAACGATATCCCCTAGCCCAGATGAAGGGGCATTGCCCCCCTCTCCAACCCCCAACCAGCCAGTCCCAACGACCGTACCTGCACCAGAGCCTGCCCAACCTAATGTAGTGCCAGTTCCCTTTGCGGTCCGAGCACCCGCTACCCCAACGCCCAGCCCCACCCCAACAACCGCTGAGCCAGAGGGCTTCTCAGACGTTGAGGCAAATTATTGGGCTTATCCCTTTATTACTGCTTTAGTGCAGCGCGATATTATCAGCGGTTTTCCGGATGGTACATTTCGCCCGGATGCTCCAGTAACGCGAGCAGAGTATGCGTCAATGCTGCAAAAAGCCTTCGATAAACCAGCGAAACAGCAAGCAGTCAGTTACAAAGATGTTGCTGCTGATTTTTGGGCCACTGATGCGATTCAAGAAGTGTCTCGAAATGGTTTTTTGGCAGGCTATCCCAAAAATATCTTTCAGCCCACCCAACAAATTCCAAGAGTGCAAGCGTTGGTGGCTCTGGCAAGCGGCTTAGAACTGCCTCGCTCTACTGCCCCCACCCAAGTGTTGCAAACCTATCAAGATGCCGCGCAGATTCCTAAATATGCGACGGGTGCGGTGGCCTCGGCAACGCAGGCTGGTTTAGCCGTGTCTCATCCGCGACCAAACGTTTTAGAGCCTAACGAAAAGGCAACTCGGGCGGATGCTGCGGCTTTTATTTACCAAGCATTAGTCGCGTCTGGTAAGGCGGAGAAGATTTCCTCGCAGTACTTAACGCAACCTTAA
- a CDS encoding Asr1405/Asl0597 family protein: MNQSSLNSPVGQVVTVSRCDRWQVYQRLQELGVQCWCAGDGTLSVEVQTVGEAVQLRSVIQHLTAARSELIDWLDLCWQLKA; the protein is encoded by the coding sequence ATGAACCAATCTAGTCTGAACTCCCCCGTCGGCCAAGTAGTTACGGTGTCCCGGTGCGATCGCTGGCAAGTTTACCAACGGTTGCAAGAGCTAGGAGTTCAGTGTTGGTGTGCTGGAGATGGCACCTTGTCGGTAGAAGTCCAGACAGTGGGAGAAGCGGTTCAACTCCGTAGCGTGATACAGCATCTAACTGCTGCTCGTAGTGAGTTAATCGATTGGTTAGACCTCTGTTGGCAACTTAAAGCCTAA
- a CDS encoding lipid kinase: protein MNQRALLLVNRQARRGQEALTQAIAHLQGWGLDLLEESTADPQQLPDLIRSYRDRVDLVIVGGGDGTMNAVTEGLVDTQLPLGILPLGTANDLARTLCIPTDLAQACQIIAEGRVQRIDLGWVNGKYFFNVASLGLSVQITQQMTKEVKRRWGVFAYLTTALRVVRQSQPFRAEIRCRGESIPVKTVQIAVGNGRYYGGGMTVVEDAAIDDNRLDLYSLEIQNWWQIIPLLPAMRGGQHIKSSKVRALAGKEFEVHTRRPRPINTDGEITTYTPATFRVVPKALSVLVPNSPTPTS, encoded by the coding sequence ATGAATCAACGCGCACTATTACTAGTCAATCGGCAGGCTCGGCGGGGCCAGGAGGCCCTCACTCAAGCGATCGCTCACTTGCAAGGTTGGGGGCTAGATTTACTAGAAGAATCAACTGCTGATCCTCAGCAGCTACCTGATTTGATTCGTAGCTACCGCGATCGCGTCGATTTAGTCATTGTAGGTGGCGGGGACGGCACCATGAATGCCGTCACTGAAGGCTTGGTTGACACTCAGTTACCGCTTGGGATTTTGCCATTAGGCACGGCTAATGACCTAGCTCGGACACTCTGCATCCCCACAGACTTAGCTCAGGCGTGCCAAATTATTGCCGAAGGTCGGGTGCAACGGATTGATCTAGGTTGGGTGAATGGCAAATATTTTTTCAATGTTGCCAGCCTTGGCCTTAGCGTCCAAATCACTCAGCAGATGACTAAAGAAGTAAAGCGTCGTTGGGGTGTGTTCGCTTACTTAACGACTGCCCTTCGGGTCGTAAGACAATCTCAACCCTTTAGGGCCGAAATCCGCTGTCGGGGAGAATCTATCCCAGTGAAAACGGTACAAATTGCCGTGGGAAATGGTCGCTATTACGGTGGGGGCATGACTGTGGTGGAAGATGCCGCGATCGATGATAATCGGCTCGATTTGTATAGCTTAGAGATTCAAAATTGGTGGCAGATTATTCCTCTATTACCCGCCATGCGAGGCGGGCAGCACATTAAGTCGTCTAAGGTCCGGGCATTAGCTGGAAAAGAATTTGAAGTGCATACTCGCAGACCCCGTCCGATTAATACCGATGGTGAAATTACTACTTACACGCCAGCTACTTTTCGAGTCGTTCCCAAGGCGCTATCAGTTTTGGTTCCCAACTCCCCGACTCCGACAAGTTAA
- the recF gene encoding DNA replication/repair protein RecF has product MYLKSLHLRHFRNYLDQRVDFSAPKTILVGNNAQGKSNLLEAVELLATLRSHRAGRDRDLVLEGETIGQVAALLERDTGPIDLTLTLRSNGRRTVALNSEPLRRQLDFLGVLNAVEFSSLDLDLVRGGPEKRRAWLDALLTQLEPIYAHILQQYNHILRQRNALLKQRQQRTPEASLFSPPPEPTEAIDEPGTLELWNTQLAAAGSRVIRRRARVLERLAPLAEKWHQEISGSTEVLQVRYAPNVVLTEDDPAQVQQAFLDKIQQRAIAEQHQGTTLVGPHRDEVEFTINQTPARQYGSQGQQRTLVLALKLAELKLIEEVVGEPPLLLLDDVLAELDLNRQNQLLDAIQDRFQTLITTTHLGSFDAQWLNSSQILAVRAGRISPI; this is encoded by the coding sequence ATGTATCTCAAAAGTCTTCATCTGCGCCACTTTCGCAACTATTTGGATCAGCGGGTGGATTTCTCTGCTCCCAAAACTATCTTGGTCGGCAACAATGCCCAAGGTAAGTCCAACTTGTTGGAAGCAGTTGAGCTACTGGCAACTCTGCGATCGCACCGGGCTGGCCGCGATCGGGACTTGGTGCTAGAAGGAGAGACGATTGGTCAAGTTGCCGCCCTGCTGGAGCGGGACACTGGCCCCATTGACCTTACCCTCACCCTAAGAAGTAATGGTCGCCGCACCGTAGCGCTGAACAGCGAACCTTTACGTCGCCAGCTCGATTTTCTGGGCGTTCTCAATGCCGTAGAATTCTCCAGCTTGGATTTAGATTTGGTCCGGGGTGGACCGGAAAAGCGCCGAGCCTGGTTAGATGCCCTACTGACCCAATTAGAGCCGATCTACGCCCATATTTTGCAGCAATACAACCACATCTTGCGGCAACGCAACGCCCTGTTGAAGCAGCGGCAACAACGCACCCCAGAAGCCAGCTTGTTTTCTCCGCCGCCAGAGCCTACAGAAGCGATCGATGAACCAGGCACCTTGGAGTTGTGGAATACGCAGCTTGCCGCCGCAGGGTCTCGCGTGATTCGCCGCCGGGCGCGGGTTTTGGAGCGGCTAGCTCCTTTAGCTGAGAAATGGCACCAAGAAATTAGTGGTAGTACCGAGGTGTTGCAAGTTAGATATGCACCGAATGTGGTGTTGACCGAGGATGACCCCGCTCAGGTACAGCAAGCTTTTCTAGACAAAATTCAGCAGCGGGCGATCGCCGAACAGCACCAAGGCACTACCCTGGTTGGTCCGCACCGCGACGAAGTGGAGTTCACCATTAACCAAACGCCTGCTCGTCAATATGGTTCTCAAGGCCAGCAACGCACCTTAGTTTTAGCCTTGAAGTTAGCAGAACTCAAACTAATTGAAGAGGTTGTGGGGGAGCCCCCTCTGCTGTTATTAGATGACGTTTTAGCTGAGTTAGACCTGAATCGGCAAAATCAATTACTCGATGCCATTCAAGATCGGTTTCAAACCTTAATTACCACCACTCATCTCGGTTCTTTCGATGCCCAATGGCTAAATTCTTCACAAATCTTGGCAGTACGAGCAGGGCGGATTTCGCCGATCTAA